One window of Verrucomicrobiota bacterium genomic DNA carries:
- a CDS encoding sugar-binding domain-containing protein, translated as MRFFFFLPALACLSAGSGCRERSREVDERSLDLSGAWEVQLDPKDFGVDLEWMRKPFGEVVSLPGTLDEGGVGKRHWLKPALTPEALMAPRRERSFVGPVWYRREFEVSKRWAGRRAVLELERVLWQSRVWVDGQERAAPQDSLSVPHRFSLGELAAGTHTLALRIDNAEQFPGISEALPEFSHPREAQPAAHGYTNQSQVLWSGVLGEMALRPRAPVRVEAVSIFPEMASQELRLEMTLANDSGGPAEGRLELTLASEKEGGGRSVRRKIFAFQMAGEREEITRTWAVEATLEPWSLESPRLYSLEVGVERSPNSAWRGQFGFREFAREGSALLLNGAPVFLRGDTDSAVFPRRGRPPMEKAAWRERLQRVRDYGLNHVRFHSWCPPRAAFEAADELGLLLQIELPHQSKRFGELGSSFDWLNREARRILREYGNHPSFAIFSLGAEVEGDEESLEYFVRALQREDDRRLYLGSSGGPATAADDLVLLPGLSLRPGPAGRPVDFREDFREALLGQSLPVVGHALGGWASFPNLEEIGRYDGILRPLPLESIRADLQEKGLLSQAEAFYQASSRFASRLYKEEVERALRTPGLDGFQLFQLRDYPGRGTQTVGLWDAFGTPKPGVSPAAFRQFAGSVVPLARFEKAVWTGGETLAVDFALFNGGPSLREASVAWRLRRAAGQLLETGFAKPREVPSGGVTEMGSLELPLVGLVRADRLVLDVEVSGKWRNAWSLWVYPEERALPKTDWLLLSDWKEAGEALAEGRKVFFEPPLEEIAGPPGGFWPVQGSPVLRPEEAGFLGVWCDPEHPALRDFPTEAQADWQWQRILEQACPVILDGLEVEPLVQVIDHFARNHRLALAFEARVGEGQLLFVSARLEGGPAARQLRRSFLRYAGSEAFRPKAELTPEAFQLLRRLDL; from the coding sequence ATGCGGTTCTTCTTTTTTCTGCCTGCGCTGGCTTGTCTCTCGGCTGGGAGCGGGTGCCGTGAGCGGAGTCGGGAGGTGGATGAGCGTTCGCTCGATCTTTCCGGCGCTTGGGAGGTCCAGCTCGATCCCAAGGATTTCGGCGTGGATCTGGAGTGGATGAGGAAGCCCTTCGGCGAGGTGGTCTCCCTTCCCGGCACCTTGGATGAAGGCGGGGTCGGCAAGCGGCACTGGCTGAAGCCCGCTCTCACCCCGGAGGCCTTGATGGCGCCCCGGCGAGAACGGTCCTTTGTGGGCCCCGTCTGGTATCGGAGAGAGTTCGAGGTTTCCAAGCGGTGGGCTGGGAGAAGGGCGGTCCTGGAATTGGAGCGGGTGCTTTGGCAATCGCGCGTGTGGGTGGATGGCCAAGAGCGGGCGGCCCCCCAAGATAGCCTCTCGGTGCCGCATCGGTTCTCGCTGGGAGAGTTGGCTGCAGGGACGCATACTTTGGCCCTTCGGATTGACAATGCCGAGCAATTTCCCGGGATCAGCGAGGCGCTCCCCGAGTTTTCCCATCCGCGGGAGGCCCAGCCGGCGGCCCACGGCTATACCAATCAAAGCCAAGTGCTCTGGAGTGGAGTCTTGGGCGAGATGGCGCTGCGTCCGCGGGCCCCCGTCCGGGTGGAGGCGGTTTCCATCTTTCCAGAGATGGCTTCACAGGAACTCCGTTTGGAGATGACGCTGGCCAATGATTCGGGGGGGCCAGCCGAGGGGCGCTTGGAGCTGACGCTGGCGAGCGAAAAGGAAGGAGGCGGCCGCTCGGTCCGGCGAAAGATCTTCGCCTTTCAGATGGCGGGCGAGCGGGAGGAGATCACGCGGACGTGGGCGGTGGAAGCGACGCTCGAGCCATGGAGTCTGGAGAGTCCCCGGCTGTATTCTCTGGAGGTGGGGGTGGAGCGCTCGCCCAATAGTGCTTGGCGGGGGCAGTTTGGTTTTCGAGAGTTTGCCCGCGAGGGCAGTGCCCTCCTCCTGAATGGGGCACCCGTCTTTCTGCGGGGGGATACCGATTCGGCCGTTTTCCCGCGTCGCGGGCGACCGCCCATGGAGAAGGCGGCTTGGCGGGAACGTTTGCAACGGGTGCGCGACTACGGCTTGAACCATGTGCGCTTCCATTCCTGGTGCCCGCCGCGGGCGGCTTTCGAGGCGGCCGATGAGTTGGGCCTGCTCCTCCAGATCGAGCTGCCCCACCAGTCGAAGCGTTTTGGAGAGCTGGGCTCGTCCTTCGATTGGCTGAACCGCGAGGCCCGGCGAATTCTCCGCGAGTATGGGAATCATCCTTCCTTCGCGATTTTTTCGCTGGGGGCGGAGGTGGAGGGCGATGAGGAGTCGCTCGAGTATTTCGTGCGGGCGCTCCAGCGGGAGGACGATCGACGATTGTATCTCGGCAGCAGCGGGGGACCGGCCACGGCGGCGGATGACTTGGTTCTGCTGCCAGGGCTCTCGCTGCGGCCCGGCCCGGCGGGCCGGCCGGTCGATTTCCGTGAGGATTTCCGGGAGGCCTTGCTCGGGCAGTCTTTGCCGGTGGTGGGGCATGCGCTCGGGGGCTGGGCCAGCTTTCCCAATTTGGAGGAGATCGGCCGCTACGATGGCATTCTGCGGCCCTTGCCCTTGGAGTCGATCCGCGCCGATTTGCAGGAAAAGGGCCTTCTTTCGCAGGCGGAGGCCTTTTACCAGGCCTCGTCTCGCTTTGCCTCCCGGCTTTACAAAGAAGAGGTCGAGCGAGCGCTCCGAACGCCCGGGCTGGATGGATTTCAGCTTTTCCAACTGCGAGATTACCCGGGACGGGGGACGCAAACCGTGGGGCTCTGGGATGCCTTCGGCACGCCCAAGCCGGGGGTGAGTCCGGCGGCCTTTCGGCAATTCGCGGGTTCGGTCGTGCCGCTGGCGCGGTTTGAGAAAGCGGTTTGGACGGGCGGGGAGACTTTGGCGGTGGACTTCGCGCTCTTCAATGGCGGCCCTTCTTTGCGGGAGGCGAGCGTGGCGTGGCGCTTGCGTCGGGCGGCGGGACAGCTTCTGGAGACGGGCTTTGCCAAGCCCCGGGAGGTGCCGAGTGGGGGCGTGACCGAGATGGGGTCACTCGAGCTTCCCTTGGTGGGCTTGGTGCGAGCCGATCGCTTGGTTCTGGATGTGGAAGTCAGCGGAAAGTGGCGCAATGCCTGGTCCCTGTGGGTTTACCCGGAGGAGCGGGCTCTGCCGAAGACGGATTGGCTGCTGCTCTCGGATTGGAAAGAGGCGGGGGAGGCCTTGGCCGAGGGGCGAAAGGTCTTTTTCGAGCCCCCGCTGGAGGAGATCGCTGGACCGCCCGGAGGATTTTGGCCGGTCCAGGGGAGTCCGGTTTTGCGGCCGGAGGAGGCGGGTTTTTTGGGGGTTTGGTGTGACCCGGAACACCCGGCTTTGCGGGATTTCCCGACCGAGGCGCAGGCTGATTGGCAATGGCAGCGGATTTTGGAACAGGCCTGCCCGGTCATTTTGGATGGGCTGGAGGTCGAGCCGCTGGTGCAGGTGATCGACCATTTCGCGAGGAACCACCGGCTGGCCCTGGCCTTCGAGGCGCGGGTGGGGGAGGGGCAGTTGCTTTTTGTTTCGGCGCGCTTGGAGGGCGGTCCGGCGGCGCGGCAGTTGCGCCGCTCCTTCCTCCGCTATGCGGGCAGCGAGGCTTTCCGACCCAAGGCGGAACTGACTCCCGAGGCCTTCCAGCTCCTGCGCCGCTTGGACCTTTGA
- a CDS encoding AarF/UbiB family protein, which produces MRTTRLGRMASLAGTGAKVGFNYLKHYGRKSLTGETDRRPLDEANADAVYKTFSQLKGGPLKLAQMLSIDKNLLPEAYASQFAKAQYSAPPLSYPLVVRTFQREFGKAPTELFDTFSRQAVRGASIGQVHRATKDGRSYAVKVQYPGVAESLRSDLGVVKPIALQILGLREADVREYFREVEERLLEETDYERELEQSIALSQASRGLAVRFPEYHRELSGRRVLAMDWVEGDPLDVYADSQPPEAERDRVGQALWDFYHFQIHELRQFHADPHPGNFLVQDGQLWVLDFGCTKEIPEAYYEKHFRFLDPALLDDQQLMTEALVDLGAILASDPPEERERMAALCRESVLLLGQPFREGHFDFGAPEYMEQIYAIGEANSKNRELRSLRGARGSADSVYINRAYFGLYSLLVRLRSHVTTELPDWLRPVRPAEVA; this is translated from the coding sequence ATGCGCACTACGCGCCTCGGCCGGATGGCGTCGCTCGCTGGGACCGGCGCCAAGGTGGGCTTCAATTACCTCAAGCACTACGGGCGGAAATCGCTCACCGGAGAGACGGATCGCCGCCCCTTGGACGAGGCGAATGCGGACGCGGTTTACAAGACTTTCAGCCAACTGAAAGGCGGGCCCCTCAAGCTGGCTCAGATGCTCAGCATCGATAAAAATCTTTTGCCGGAGGCCTACGCCTCCCAGTTTGCCAAGGCCCAGTATTCCGCTCCGCCGCTTTCCTACCCGCTGGTGGTGCGGACTTTTCAGCGGGAGTTTGGGAAAGCACCGACCGAGCTTTTCGATACCTTTTCCCGCCAGGCGGTCCGCGGCGCGTCCATCGGGCAGGTCCACCGGGCGACCAAGGACGGCCGCTCCTACGCCGTGAAGGTCCAGTATCCGGGGGTGGCCGAGAGCTTGCGGAGCGATTTGGGGGTGGTGAAACCGATCGCCCTCCAGATCCTCGGCCTGCGGGAGGCGGATGTCAGGGAGTACTTTCGGGAGGTGGAGGAGCGGCTCTTGGAGGAGACCGATTACGAGCGCGAGCTGGAGCAGTCGATCGCCTTGTCCCAAGCCAGCCGTGGTCTAGCCGTCCGCTTCCCCGAATACCATCGGGAGCTTTCCGGCCGCCGGGTGCTGGCGATGGATTGGGTGGAGGGCGATCCGCTGGATGTCTACGCGGATTCCCAGCCCCCCGAGGCGGAGCGGGACCGGGTCGGCCAGGCGCTCTGGGATTTTTACCACTTTCAAATTCATGAGCTGAGGCAATTTCACGCCGATCCCCACCCCGGGAACTTTTTGGTCCAAGACGGGCAACTCTGGGTCCTGGATTTTGGCTGCACCAAGGAGATCCCAGAGGCCTATTATGAGAAGCATTTCCGCTTTCTCGACCCGGCGCTCTTGGACGACCAGCAACTCATGACCGAAGCGCTGGTGGACTTGGGCGCGATCCTTGCGAGCGATCCACCGGAGGAGCGGGAGCGGATGGCGGCGCTTTGTCGGGAGTCCGTCCTGCTACTGGGGCAGCCTTTTCGGGAGGGCCATTTCGATTTCGGGGCGCCGGAGTATATGGAGCAGATTTACGCCATCGGCGAAGCCAATAGCAAGAACCGGGAGCTGCGCAGTCTGCGGGGGGCGCGCGGTTCGGCCGATTCGGTTTACATCAATCGCGCTTACTTCGGACTCTACAGCTTGCTGGTGCGCTTGCGGTCTCACGTCACCACGGAGCTGCCCGATTGGCTGCGGCCGGTGCGGCCGGCGGAAGTCGCTTGA
- a CDS encoding FKBP-type peptidyl-prolyl cis-trans isomerase, with amino-acid sequence MKRTFPSFLALALLGCSPLSTTAQNMIPAPDDVAAVPEDADRSESGLAWKVLQEGTGEGKPGPRDSVTVHYTGWTTDGKMFDSSVARGETISFPLNGVIAGWTEGLQLMVVGEKRRFWIPAALGYGENPGGGRPGGMLVFDVELFEIEAAPELPPTPEDVAAVPEGAESSASGLAWTVLAAGEGEARPEPTSLVKVHYSGWTTDGQLFDSSVLRGEPATFPLNRVIKGWTEGVQLMTAGEKRRFWIPAELAYGDNPRPGAPQGMLVFDVELLEIVR; translated from the coding sequence ATGAAGCGAACCTTCCCGAGTTTTCTCGCCTTGGCCCTCTTGGGCTGCTCCCCTCTTTCCACCACTGCCCAAAATATGATTCCCGCTCCCGACGACGTGGCCGCTGTTCCTGAAGACGCTGACCGCTCTGAATCTGGCCTGGCTTGGAAGGTCTTGCAAGAGGGCACCGGGGAAGGCAAGCCGGGCCCGCGCGATTCGGTCACGGTCCACTACACGGGGTGGACCACCGATGGGAAGATGTTCGATAGCTCGGTCGCGCGGGGAGAGACCATCAGCTTCCCGCTCAATGGGGTGATCGCCGGGTGGACCGAAGGCCTCCAGCTGATGGTGGTGGGCGAGAAACGCCGTTTCTGGATTCCGGCCGCCCTGGGCTATGGAGAGAATCCCGGCGGAGGGCGTCCCGGGGGGATGCTGGTCTTCGATGTCGAACTCTTTGAAATCGAGGCCGCTCCCGAGCTCCCCCCAACCCCCGAGGATGTGGCGGCGGTGCCCGAAGGGGCCGAGAGTTCGGCCTCGGGGCTGGCTTGGACGGTGCTGGCAGCCGGGGAGGGCGAAGCCCGGCCCGAACCCACTTCCCTGGTCAAGGTGCATTACAGCGGCTGGACGACTGATGGGCAACTCTTCGATAGCTCCGTGCTGCGGGGTGAGCCGGCCACCTTTCCGCTCAACCGGGTGATCAAGGGTTGGACGGAAGGGGTCCAGCTGATGACGGCTGGGGAGAAGCGCCGCTTCTGGATTCCGGCCGAACTCGCCTACGGTGACAACCCGCGCCCGGGCGCTCCTCAGGGAATGCTCGTCTTCGATGTCGAGCTGCTGGAGATCGTCCGCTAG
- a CDS encoding SprT family zinc-dependent metalloprotease: protein MRARDEARAAVCRAKLEGLQLPHLAAEITVEWNARLRSTAGRAWLRDKRIELNPGLRTLGEEEVERTLLHELAHLVATARAGRRRIAPHGPEWRQACADLGIAGEARTHRLDLPRRRQARRHRYRCLGCQAVVARARRFAQEVACRACCQRYAGGRFDRRFLLHPIEESDV, encoded by the coding sequence GTGAGGGCGAGGGATGAGGCCAGGGCGGCGGTTTGTCGCGCCAAGTTAGAGGGTCTCCAGCTTCCCCACTTGGCGGCCGAGATCACGGTGGAGTGGAATGCCCGCCTCCGCAGTACGGCCGGGCGGGCCTGGCTGCGGGACAAGCGGATTGAACTCAATCCTGGCCTTCGAACCTTGGGGGAAGAAGAGGTCGAGCGCACCCTTTTGCACGAGTTGGCGCATTTGGTGGCGACGGCCCGAGCGGGGCGGAGGCGGATTGCGCCCCACGGCCCGGAGTGGCGGCAGGCCTGCGCCGACCTGGGGATCGCGGGCGAGGCGCGGACCCATCGACTGGACTTGCCCCGGAGGCGGCAAGCTCGCCGGCATCGCTACCGCTGTCTGGGGTGCCAGGCGGTGGTGGCGCGGGCGCGGCGCTTTGCGCAGGAAGTGGCCTGCCGGGCTTGTTGCCAGCGGTATGCGGGAGGGCGCTTTGATCGACGCTTTCTTCTTCATCCGATTGAAGAAAGCGATGTTTGA
- a CDS encoding transporter substrate-binding domain-containing protein, with product MKSALCPLVGLFCSLAAVAPGETLQVGTKEAPPFALQSPDGEWRGLAIDLWKEVSEELGYEIVFQERTLPEMLAGVESGELDVAVGALTISAQREQAMDFSHPFFSTGLGIATPAREQPGWLQVLLGFFSFDFLKAILALVAVLLAAGAAVWLFERKRNPEQFGGVPRKGLGESFWWSAVTMTTVGYGDKAPVTLGGRVVALIWMFLSIIIISGFTASIASSLTVRQFDSAIRGPQDLGRFAVATVAASTSESYLREKGVRFRAFATLEEAMEAVGEGEADCAVFDAPMLRYLVQESFAGQLKVLPQTFYRQDYGFALAAGSVRREEVNSVLLDRIAGPWWAGVQERYLGGE from the coding sequence ATGAAATCCGCGCTTTGCCCACTGGTAGGCCTTTTCTGTTCTTTGGCCGCGGTGGCTCCGGGCGAGACGCTGCAAGTAGGCACCAAGGAGGCGCCGCCCTTCGCCTTACAAAGCCCGGACGGGGAGTGGCGGGGCTTGGCCATTGATCTCTGGAAGGAGGTCAGTGAGGAGTTGGGCTACGAGATCGTTTTCCAGGAGCGAACGCTGCCTGAGATGCTCGCTGGCGTGGAGTCGGGAGAATTGGATGTGGCGGTGGGTGCTCTCACCATCAGCGCCCAGCGCGAGCAGGCCATGGATTTTAGTCATCCCTTTTTCTCGACCGGATTGGGCATCGCGACGCCCGCGCGGGAGCAACCGGGTTGGTTGCAAGTGTTGCTGGGGTTTTTCTCTTTCGATTTCTTGAAGGCCATCCTGGCTCTGGTGGCGGTGCTGCTGGCGGCGGGGGCGGCCGTTTGGCTTTTTGAGCGGAAGAGAAACCCCGAGCAGTTTGGGGGAGTCCCCAGGAAAGGCTTGGGCGAGAGTTTTTGGTGGTCGGCCGTGACCATGACGACGGTGGGCTATGGAGACAAGGCGCCTGTCACGTTGGGGGGCCGGGTGGTGGCGCTCATTTGGATGTTTCTCAGCATCATTATCATTTCCGGTTTCACGGCCTCGATCGCCTCTTCGCTCACGGTCCGGCAGTTTGATTCCGCCATTCGCGGGCCGCAAGATCTGGGGCGTTTCGCGGTGGCCACGGTGGCGGCCTCCACCAGCGAGAGCTACCTCCGGGAAAAGGGGGTTCGCTTTCGGGCCTTTGCCACCTTGGAAGAGGCCATGGAAGCGGTCGGCGAGGGCGAGGCCGATTGCGCGGTTTTCGACGCGCCCATGCTGCGCTATCTGGTGCAGGAATCCTTCGCCGGCCAACTCAAGGTCCTCCCGCAAACCTTTTACCGCCAGGATTACGGCTTTGCGCTCGCGGCGGGGTCGGTCCGCCGGGAGGAGGTCAATAGCGTTTTGCTGGACCGGATCGCCGGCCCTTGGTGGGCGGGCGTGCAGGAGCGTTACCTGGGCGGCGAGTGA
- a CDS encoding MYG1 family protein, with amino-acid sequence MVTQILTHPGGAHKDELLACSLLMAKHRVPVVRREPTEADLADESGYVIDVGGQHAPAQRNFDHHQFPREFPPVCALSLVLQHLGLYEEAKRCCDWLETAEWFDARGPRATAEWLGVEREALGRLNSPLDVTLLRRFAACEQLEPGEPLYEVLAMVGEDLLGYVEGMRDRVAALREQAEFWSIAPEEGDPFEVLFVPRSEPLPEEPGAGVGRFVEQAGKLEAVAGTVYADRRGAGYALSRFNDDERLEFTRIAQEPDVHFAHARGFVAKTSATDPGRLRDLLAQSWRGR; translated from the coding sequence GTGGTTACGCAAATATTGACGCATCCCGGCGGGGCGCACAAAGACGAGTTGCTGGCGTGCAGTCTTTTGATGGCCAAGCACCGCGTGCCGGTCGTGAGGCGGGAGCCGACCGAGGCCGATTTGGCCGATGAGTCCGGCTATGTCATCGACGTAGGCGGCCAGCATGCGCCGGCCCAGCGAAATTTCGATCACCACCAATTCCCGCGGGAATTCCCCCCGGTTTGCGCGCTCTCGCTGGTGCTCCAACACCTCGGCCTGTATGAAGAAGCCAAGCGCTGTTGCGATTGGCTGGAGACGGCCGAGTGGTTTGATGCCCGGGGACCGCGAGCGACCGCGGAGTGGCTTGGCGTGGAGCGGGAGGCCTTGGGCCGGCTGAATTCCCCGCTCGATGTCACCCTCCTGCGCCGCTTCGCAGCTTGCGAGCAACTGGAGCCGGGCGAGCCACTCTACGAGGTGCTCGCGATGGTGGGAGAAGACTTGCTCGGTTACGTGGAGGGCATGCGGGATCGGGTGGCGGCCCTCCGGGAGCAGGCTGAGTTCTGGAGCATCGCCCCCGAGGAGGGTGATCCTTTCGAGGTCCTTTTTGTGCCCCGAAGCGAGCCCTTGCCCGAGGAGCCGGGCGCGGGCGTCGGCCGCTTTGTGGAGCAGGCGGGCAAGCTGGAAGCGGTCGCGGGCACGGTCTATGCCGACCGGCGGGGAGCAGGCTATGCGCTTTCCCGCTTCAACGATGACGAGCGGCTCGAGTTCACCCGCATCGCGCAGGAGCCGGATGTCCACTTCGCGCATGCGCGGGGGTTTGTGGCCAAGACTTCGGCCACCGATCCCGGGCGTTTGCGGGATTTGCTGGCGCAGAGTTGGCGGGGGCGTTGA
- a CDS encoding L,D-transpeptidase family protein: protein MKFLFSLALLAFPLFPLFPLTGWAGDGSAGLPEESAQIILVAAEQSRATVFLLERGRGGWQQVLASMPARIGKNGLAAGLGLHPRPGEKGLKVEGDGKTPTGIFEIPAVWGYAASVPTRMPYRQVTSRDLWVEDVDSVHYNRHLRLPHEPASDWERKAQMRQNDLAHALKIEIAHNTRPHPEKGKGSAIFMHIWRRQGQAATAGCVVVSEGHLRRIVAWLRPESRPVQWVVAAERLPELRRALRWGDAGGKEDPRER, encoded by the coding sequence ATGAAATTTCTTTTCTCACTGGCTCTCCTGGCCTTTCCCCTCTTTCCCCTCTTTCCCCTAACGGGCTGGGCGGGGGACGGGTCGGCCGGCCTGCCCGAGGAGAGCGCCCAAATCATCCTGGTGGCAGCCGAACAATCTCGGGCCACGGTGTTTCTTTTGGAAAGAGGCAGGGGTGGTTGGCAGCAGGTCTTGGCTTCCATGCCGGCCCGAATCGGGAAAAACGGTTTGGCGGCTGGCCTCGGCCTCCACCCGCGGCCGGGCGAGAAGGGCTTGAAGGTGGAAGGCGATGGCAAGACCCCGACTGGCATTTTCGAGATTCCGGCGGTTTGGGGGTATGCCGCGAGTGTCCCCACCCGGATGCCTTACCGCCAGGTGACGAGCCGGGATCTCTGGGTCGAGGATGTGGACTCGGTCCATTATAACCGTCATTTGCGGCTGCCCCATGAGCCGGCCTCCGATTGGGAGCGGAAGGCCCAGATGCGGCAGAACGATTTGGCCCACGCGCTGAAAATCGAGATCGCTCACAACACCCGCCCCCATCCAGAAAAGGGCAAGGGCAGCGCCATCTTCATGCACATTTGGCGTCGCCAAGGGCAAGCTGCCACCGCGGGCTGCGTGGTGGTGAGTGAGGGACACTTGCGGAGGATCGTCGCTTGGCTTCGTCCCGAGAGTCGTCCCGTCCAGTGGGTGGTGGCCGCCGAGCGCTTGCCCGAGCTACGGCGGGCCTTGCGCTGGGGTGACGCCGGAGGCAAGGAGGATCCACGAGAGAGATGA
- a CDS encoding DUF4112 domain-containing protein has protein sequence MPNPKTDPEAELESIRRWVHAMDSQFRFPGMKRGVGWDALIGLLPGVGDVASLAISAWLTKRMAAFELPAELKAKMVANILLDAATGIVPLAGDLLDVVFRANRRNLKLLEAFLAAP, from the coding sequence ATGCCGAATCCGAAGACCGATCCTGAAGCCGAGTTGGAATCCATCCGTCGCTGGGTCCATGCCATGGATTCCCAGTTTCGCTTTCCCGGCATGAAGCGGGGGGTGGGGTGGGATGCTCTCATTGGGTTGCTGCCGGGGGTGGGGGATGTGGCTTCTTTGGCGATTTCTGCTTGGCTGACCAAGCGGATGGCGGCCTTCGAGCTGCCCGCCGAACTGAAGGCCAAAATGGTAGCCAATATTTTGCTGGATGCGGCCACGGGGATCGTCCCGCTCGCAGGGGATTTGCTGGATGTGGTCTTTCGCGCCAATCGCCGGAATCTGAAGCTCTTGGAGGCGTTTCTCGCAGCGCCATGA
- a CDS encoding DUF2851 family protein, with translation MAGTADAPGRVSGARYADFLRQTAAEERVQEGETWRSRTELELQSLWFSGQFGREFQDEEGRSIRLIQAGFWNRESGPDFEHAAIEVEGERRVGAIEVDKVARDWEHHGHGVNPAFEEVVLHVFFGRTEGPRFFTRTRSHREVPQLCLSELPSAGEKGWAAEALPGRCVRSLEALSEKALEELLRSAAQFRAENKARRFLRTATLQGEEQAWFEALAESLGYAANAVPLRILAQRCPLALLREEPASVEARLYGEAGFLDLEGYERARGETRAYLRGLWEEWWSRREEAARRLRLPWALRGSRPANHPHRRIAALALVAGAWSEWRGLWSTEAPREVARKLGALEHEFWSHHFTLSAQAFSRPTALIGPARARDFLGNFLLPVRWVRQEIAWSEMEQLPPASLSKPLRRVAVRLFGSAEKARSWDRRFWQQQALLQIYQDFCLQDASGCARCAFPEQAAGWGSL, from the coding sequence GTGGCTGGGACAGCTGACGCCCCAGGAAGAGTGAGTGGGGCGCGGTATGCGGACTTTCTTCGGCAGACGGCGGCCGAGGAACGGGTGCAGGAGGGCGAGACTTGGCGTTCCCGGACGGAGTTGGAGTTGCAGTCGCTCTGGTTCTCCGGCCAGTTTGGCCGGGAGTTCCAAGATGAGGAGGGTCGCTCGATCCGGCTGATCCAGGCGGGTTTTTGGAATCGGGAAAGCGGGCCGGATTTTGAGCACGCCGCCATTGAGGTGGAGGGAGAGCGACGGGTGGGCGCGATCGAAGTCGATAAGGTGGCCCGCGATTGGGAGCACCACGGGCACGGGGTCAATCCGGCCTTCGAGGAGGTGGTGCTCCACGTTTTTTTTGGTCGCACGGAGGGTCCCCGATTTTTCACACGGACCCGCTCCCATCGAGAAGTCCCCCAGCTCTGCTTGAGTGAACTCCCGAGCGCGGGAGAAAAAGGCTGGGCCGCCGAAGCCCTGCCGGGGCGCTGTGTCCGCTCCCTGGAAGCGCTCTCGGAAAAGGCATTGGAGGAGCTTTTGCGCAGTGCGGCCCAGTTCCGGGCGGAGAACAAAGCGCGGCGCTTTCTACGAACGGCCACCCTCCAGGGCGAGGAACAGGCTTGGTTCGAAGCGCTCGCGGAAAGCCTGGGCTACGCGGCCAACGCCGTGCCCTTGCGGATCCTGGCCCAGCGTTGCCCGCTCGCTCTTCTGAGAGAAGAACCGGCCTCGGTGGAGGCGCGCTTGTATGGAGAGGCAGGCTTTCTGGACCTAGAGGGCTATGAACGGGCGCGGGGTGAAACCCGCGCTTACCTCCGGGGCCTATGGGAGGAGTGGTGGAGTCGGCGAGAGGAAGCGGCCCGCCGCCTCCGGCTGCCGTGGGCCTTGCGGGGTTCGCGACCCGCCAATCACCCGCATCGAAGAATCGCCGCCCTAGCGCTGGTGGCGGGCGCTTGGAGCGAGTGGCGAGGCCTCTGGAGCACGGAGGCTCCCCGAGAAGTGGCCCGAAAACTGGGGGCCTTGGAGCATGAGTTTTGGTCGCACCACTTCACCCTCTCCGCCCAGGCCTTTTCTCGTCCCACCGCGCTCATTGGCCCGGCTCGGGCGCGCGATTTCCTGGGAAACTTTCTTTTGCCGGTCCGGTGGGTCCGCCAGGAGATCGCTTGGAGCGAAATGGAGCAGTTGCCTCCCGCGTCCCTTTCCAAGCCCCTGCGACGGGTGGCGGTCCGCCTCTTTGGCTCGGCGGAAAAAGCGCGTAGTTGGGACAGGCGTTTCTGGCAGCAGCAAGCGCTCCTCCAGATCTACCAAGATTTCTGCCTCCAGGATGCCAGCGGCTGCGCCCGTTGCGCCTTTCCGGAGCAGGCAGCGGGGTGGGGTTCTCTCTGA